tgtgtatgtgtgtgtgtgtgtgtgtccatgtgtgtgtgtgtccatgtgtgtgtgtgtgtgtgtccgtgtgtgtgtgtatgtgtccatgtgtgtgtgtgtgtatgtgtgtgtgtgtccatgtgtgtgtgtgtgtgtgtgtgtgtgtgtgtgtgtgtgcgtgtgtgtgtgtgtgtgtgtccatgtgtgtatgtgtccatgtgtgtgtgtgtgtttgtgtccatgtgtgtgtgtccatgtgtgtgtgtgtgtgtttgtgtccatgtgtgtgtgtgtccatgtgtgtgtgtgtgtgtgtccatgtgtgtatgtgtccatgtgtgtgtgtgtgtccatgtgtgtgtgtgtgtatgtgtgtctgcctgtgtgggtgtgtgtctttGTCCATGTGGCTATTAAACATAACTTCCTAAACTacaaactatatagacttggggagCACTGTACTTGTCTTTGCACTTTTATTgaattatatatttaatatataaacTGTATGTTCTGCTGCTTCTGATGTTTACAGAGcacaatgtttacatatcctgCTGAGCTGCTACAAGCAAGGATATCATTGTTGtgtttcggtacatgtgacaatcttTACCAACTTATTTCCCCTGTAGTCTTGGATAATTATTCTATTTACACCCCCCTTGCTCTTCATCATCTCACTAGACCATTGTTAGGGTGTAGCTCtgatagagacacaaaatgctggagtaactcagtgagacaggcagcatctctggagagaaggaatgggtgacatttcgggtcgagacccttcttcagactacatatGTGGAGCTCTGAGTCCAGGGCAGGTCGCCTTGATCTTCTGGCCGTTACTGACCTCTCGACTCTAACTGAACACAACTGCCGCAGTTTTGACTGGACAGACAACGCAACGATGTGATTAGCTGCAGAGTACTCTGGGCTGAGGGGTGTGTTAATCAAACATTTCTGCTGCTGTAATTGTGTTACGTAGCGAGCTGCCCGTGACCTACCGATCCGTGATATCTGCCCACATCCCTAACGGAGAAGGTCACCCAATCAACGGCGCCAATCTGACAACCTGAACACAACCGCAGATGCtgcaaacctgaaataaaaactgaaattgctggcaacactcagcaggttcggcagcatctgtggagagagaaatacagTTTGTCAGAAGGGACTCACCAAGTTGTCCAGCATCCTCATCAGTGCCTCAAACTCCTGCTCCCCGACTCTGCTCTTGTGCATCGGTCCGAAGGTGGTCCCAGCCCGTCCCACCGTGCCGATCTCCAGCGGTTTCACCGTGTCACGGTCCAGCAGAATCACGTTGTCCACACCGCCGGCACAGGACAGCGACGAAACCTGCCGACACACCAGGTatggatacagcacagaaacaggcccttcagcccatcaagcccatgcagaccaaccccgtacactagtttagtttagatatacagcgcagaaactcgcccattgagtccgcaccgaccacagaTCAACCggacattagtttagagatacagcggggaaacaggcccttcggcccatctagcccaCGATCACactgtacactcgcactatcctacacacactttagatatacagtgcggcaacaggcccttcagcccattgagcccacGCAGACCAACAAGCAACtattcactagttctatggtaccccattttcacatcctacatactggggacaatttgcagagagacaattaacctacaaacctgcacgtcttttggatgtgggaaaaaaccagaccacccggagaaaacccacagggagaacatgcaaactccactcagacagctcccaaggtcaggatgagcctgggtctctggtgctgtgagacagcaactctaccgccacccACGGTATTTTgcacagaatagaaacatagaaaataggtgcaggtgtaggccattcggcccttcgagccagcaccaccattcaaaatgatcatggctgattatccacgatcagtaccccattcctgctttctccccatatctattgattccgttagccccaagagctaaatctaactctctcgactACATCATGACACGAGGTTACAGCTTGTTGGAGAATTAATGGGCAATTAGAACGTAGAACGACTGTAcatcacaggaacgggcccttcgacccacaattcTATACTGGAATCAACTGGCACAAACTCCTACCTGTATTTCACAGGCGGATTGAAGGTGGTAAATTTTGTAGAAAGCCTCTTCCACAGTTTCACCGAGAGCCAACACGCCGTGATTCCGTAGCAGCAGGACCTGGGTGAAAGATCATTAACAAGTGTGTCACAGTTGGTACCCACGGCCATAGATGTTGCCAAAGATGCCGTGTCCTGGCCAGTGTCGGCAACTCTGGGTAACGTTCCCGGCTGCCAGATGTGTCCAGGTGTTGCCCCACAGCTGCATCATCTGGAACAGATTATTCCAGGATCACATCTGATGCATTGTGGAACTATGGCCACAACAAAGTCCACACTCCCGGACATCCTGACTGTCCAGCATGGATGTGTCGGGCCAAAGAGCCTCATCCTGTGATCTGCAGCCTGATGCAAGGATGAGCAAGTCTATGATCAGTGGGTCACATGGACCTGTCTGTGGGAGATCCGGTGGATGGGACAGAGAACGTCACCAGGGACACACATCCATGCACAAGGCCATCACCCCACCTGACACACAATGTcatagctggagttactcagtgggttaagcagcatctggaaGGGAAATGGACTGGCggagttttgggtctgaagaagatcctgacccaaaacattgtctgtccattccacagatgctgcccgacccactgagtttctccagcgttttgtattgcCGTTTAACACGTTGGTTCGGACACGACCAGAGGTTTGCGGCCAATTGTGGGCCTGAACATTGGGTAGGACATGGAGATGGACACAAGGTGCAGAGACTGCAACTCCACGAGGagcggctggggctggggctggacaACAGTGAAGGAGAGGAGATCAGGCAGAGGTGGAGATATTGGTGGTGAGTTTGGAGAGGAGAGATAAGGCCAAGCACTTCTCATTAACAGGTGGTTTTAGAGCAATCTAGTCTGAAATTGCCACTCTTCCAGCAACAGCTTGCAAATGGAAGTTTCAAACATTTCTGTATGCGAGGAAAACGTAAACCCATGAGCAGTGCAGGTGTAAAGGCACGCACCTTGCAGGTGTAAAGGCACGCACCTTGCAGGTGTAAAGGCACGCACCTTGCAGGTGGGTCCTAGGCACTTCTGTAGTTGGATCCTTTCATCCTCAGTCTCCAGAGCTCCATTATATTCATAGTAAGCAACATCGCCAACCAGCAACGCCTCGTGGGATAACGGCAAAATGCCACACTTCATGGCTGAAACCTGCAGGACAAGAGTCAACATGAAGGAACTTACACTGAGGACAGACgctaaaagctggaggaactcagcgggacaggcagcatctctggagagaaggaatgggtgacttttcaggtcaaggcccttcttcagactgaaatgtcacccattccttctctccagagatgctgcctgtccctctgagttactccagcattttgcatctgtcGTTGGCCGGAGGAGAGGATGGGTTGGAGCAAGAGATCCCACGGCCACCAGGGCTGAAGGAGCAGCCGGTGCTACTCGTGTGGAAGATTGGCCTGTGTCCTGGGCTGTGAGAGTGGCCAGGGGGTGTGAGTGACCAGTGTGTGAGTGaccagtgtgtgtgagagtgaccAGTATGTGTGAGTGACCAGTGTGTTGGAGCGGCCAATGTGCGAGTGGTCAGTGTGTGAGAGTgaccagtgtgtgtgagtgaccaGTGTGAGTgaccagtgtgtgtgagtgaccaGTGTGAGTGGCCAGTGTGTGAGTGACCAGTGTGTGAGTGgccagtgtgtgagtgtgtgagagagtgaccagtgtgtgtgtgagagtgagtgaccaGTGTGTGAGTGACGTACAGGTCTGGCACCAGGGCTTTCACTGTAGTCGGTGGGAGCTGAGGTTTGAGAACCACGGGGAACTCGGTCAGACATTCCGGCCGATGTCCGATCAGGAACTTCCACCCGTGGACAAGGCGGGAACGTTGCTCAGGGTAACGGGTTTGCTACGTAGCACTGAGCCAGGGTCACCGGGTTGACCGGTCACTCACCGCGGCCGTGGCCGGAGTGTGAAGGTGAATGATGCAGCGGACATCCGGGCGGGCCGAGTAGATCGCCGAGTGCAGGCTGAAGCCGGCACAGTCCACGGGGAAACCTGAGCTGCCCCGACTCACCACCTCCCCCAGAATGTTGACCTTCACCTGGGGATGAAGCAGAAGTGGAGACACAAATCATCAACCGTGGAGGTGGCTGCACCCACACTCACCACCACCAACgttcaccacccccacccctcccactcacctctccccctctccacctcccactcacctctccccctctcaccctctgtcTTTACATCTTTGGCCTTAACCAAACACCAACTTGCTCCcacctgtaaaccagcatctgcagtttagtttagagatatagcgtgggcccatacactagttctatcctttaTAGTAGagacagaggccaatgaacctgcacgtctttggaacaagGGACGATAAACTCAGCCCAATGGAATTAGGgttaggaagggtcttgacctgaaacatcacctgttccttccatccagagaagctgcctgacccgctgagtgactccagcattttgtgtctgttttaggGTCAGGGTTACGACAGGCATATTTGTAAAGACTGTGGTGTGAAGTACAGCATCTCTCCCCACAGCACTCTTGGTTAATGTGAATAAAATGGAGGCTGGCAGATTTCCCTGCTGCGAGAGTCTGGCATTAAACATgtacgcaggatcatttcaatcCACTCCTCTTTCCCTGCTGCCTCTGTTGGCGGTGAGCAAAAGCTCCCAGCAGGAGCTACAGATCATGCATCAGCAGCTTGTGCCAGATCTAGTCCGGGCAGGCATGTTTGTGCTGAAAACCTCTCTGTCTCGCTTCACATTTAATAAGCATTAACGCCACAAGTTACCCACTTCATTGCAGTCTGTCCAGGCAATAGGACAACTTACTGTaggtatgttggttggtgtggtcagtgtggtgcatgttggtcggtgtggggcatgttggtcggtgtggggcatgttggtcagtgtggtcggtgtggggcatgttggtcggtgtggggcatgctggtcagtgtggggcttgttggtcagtgtggggcatgttggtcagtgtggggcaTGATGGGTagtgtggggcatgttgggcagtgtggggaATTTTGGTTGGTGTGGTcggtgtggggcatgttggtcggtgtggggcatgttggtcggtgtggggcatgttggtcggtgtggggcatgttggtcggtgtggggcatgttggtcggtgtggggaatgttggtcggtgtggggaatgttggtcggtgtggggcatgttgttcggtgtggggcatgttggtcggtgtggggcatgttggtcggtgtggggcatgttggtcggtgtggggcatgttggtcggtgtggggcatgttggtcggtgtggggcatgttggtcggtgtggggcatgttggtcggtgtggggcatgttggtcggtgtggggcatgttggtcggtgtggggcatgttggtcggtgtggtcagtgtgggcatgttggtcggtgtggtcagtgtgggacatgtctccatgctgcatgactctaccaCAATAAACATGGACAAACACAGGAAGCTCAGAATTGACATTTTCCACATGAAATATTTAATCCCACATACTTGTTTTCCAAAATTCCCTGGCAATTAATCTTCatccaatttccttttgaaattTCCTGAGGAATCTGTTTCCACTGCCCTTCAGATCACGTGCTTCATATTCCTCCCAGCTCCCTTTCTAATTGACCACAAACTCATACATCACTCCTCACTCTGCTACAAAGCATTCCTTCCCCTGGAAGCTGTGAACAACTGCAGCTTCCAGAATGTTCTCTGCACGATGAGAACCCTCTTCCCCCTCGCCTcgatctccaaacctttcctgaagACTTTGTGACGGGATTGTGGGAAACATGAAGAGCCTCgtgttgtcaatgtagcggataCTGTGGTTGGGTATCAGGCCTTGCCGAGCCCAGACCCTGCACGTCCCCCAAGGGCCGAACAGACGAAGGTTCAAGAGCAAGGGTCAATAGGTCAGTGAACCGGGGTCTTAACGCCCACGCCCTCATGGTGGTCTGCACTGCACGCACACGCGCCCAACATGTACAGAGGTGGTTGGGGgtgaatgtgggaactcctcactgACGTGGGCCATTCTTCACTGGACACTGCTGGGATTGACAAGGAATAACTGACCCGACCTGTTGAATGGACGATCGAAGAGGGAATATGATCTACAATCACAAATTATattcaaagtaaaataaaataaaagggtcccgacccaaaacgtcacctatccatgttctccacagatgctgcctgacccgctgagttatggtgcagcagcatctatggagcgaaggaaataggcaacgtttcgggccgaaatccttctggaaataggcaacgtttcgggccgaaacccggaagggtttcggcccgaaacattgcctatttccttagctccatagatgctgcctgcaccagctgagttactccagcactccgtgaaacgtcacctatccatgttctccacagatgctgcctgacccgctgagttactccagcagtctgtgaaacgtcacctatccatgttctccacagatgctgcctgacccgctgagttactccagcactctgtgaaacgtcacctatccatgttctccacagatgctgcctgacccgctgagttactccagcacattgtgtctttttctgtgaagcagcttctgcagttgtttgttgcaATAACAAGGCTGAGCCAGGGGTGAGAGGGTTAACAATCTGTACTCACCAGGAGAGAGCCGGACACTTCTCCATACGAGATTCCTCTGGGAATGATGAGGAAATGATCGTGTTCCTTACTGACCCGGAGCTGGAGGGAAAAACAGACACAGATTAAAGTCAGTGTCAGAGTGCCCCAGCATCTCCATTGGCCAGTTCCCCAGTCTTTAACCATTGTTCAgtagtggcgcagtggtgcagcgggtagagctgctgccttacagcgccacagagacGCCCGCCTTCCACACGCAGATATGCCAGACTGACAGGACAGTCCCTGCAACGTGTGCAATGGCTGGTGTAAGAGATGGTCCACATTGCAGGTGGAGCCGCTGAGACCTAGGGCATCTTGCTGAGGCAAATATCTCATTCTCAACACATAAACACATTTACCAGCAGCATCTGATGAAAAAACATTTCCTGCAATAAGTGTCAGTTCCTTTCTCTGGTTGTCGGCTTCCAACTGAAGGCAGCAAGAtttgtagagagggggagggggaggggggggggagggggagagggagggggagggggaggggggggtagacaaaTAGACGGAGGTCGCTCTCTTTCCCCTGCTCCCACTCACCGTGATGTAAGTATTGGGCAGCTGGGCCCAGCCAAACAGGTCCAGTACACGGTGAACACTGGCCACCTTGCAGCGCATCATCCTCTCCCCCTTGGCAAAGGGCATCAACCCCGTGGCATGAAGGTCATTGATTGGTGCAACCATCATCACCCCTATGACGGAAACATTCACAAGAACCCTAaatgataaggtgccacatgacaGATTAACACaaggcaagtttagtttagagatacagagcggaaacaggcccttcggcccaccgggtccgtgccgaccagcgatccccgcacactaacactatcctacacacactagggacaatttacacaccaagccaattaacctacaaacctctgcgtctttggatgtgggaggaaaccgaagttctcagagaaaacccacgcaggtcacggtaagaacgtgcaaactccgtacagacagcgcccgtagtcgggatcgaacccgggtctcgggcgctgcattggctgtaaggcagcaactctaccgctgcgccaccatgccgccctgttgaGGGGAGATGGGGACATTACAAGGGTAAGAGGCTGGTgaaaggagggggaggtggtACTGAGGTCACAAGTCTGATGCTGGAACAGGTGGGACGATCCAGTTGGCCTCTTCCTTATGTTGGTAGAGTCTCCAAATATTTGTTGCCACACGCTTACCTGCCCAGTAACCCCGAGACAGGTGGACCTTACCTGGTGGTGAGGTGGGAATGGCCATCGGAGTGCTCCTCATGAAGTCCACAATCTGCTGCAGAGCCCACAGTTTGCTCGAGTCACTCCCTTTCTTCATCTGCTCCTGAATCAAACATTCCAATTCATCTCGGAACGCCTGAAGAGATCGAGGATTTGGTTATTTATGGCCCGGTAATCACGGTGATCCCAATAAACCCGGGAGAGACATGGATTACGGTCATTTATGGCCAAGCACCGAGACAACAGCTGACCCACTCCGGCCACAGGTCCCCGTGCCAGGGGCTGT
Above is a window of Leucoraja erinacea ecotype New England chromosome 35, Leri_hhj_1, whole genome shotgun sequence DNA encoding:
- the add2 gene encoding beta-adducin isoform X5, with amino-acid sequence MTSQGSQEVILVPPAPSSTRKEGYFEQVESDPEYQRLRNMAPTLRQDFNLMEQKKRVTMILQSPAFRDELECLIQEQMKKGSDSSKLWALQQIVDFMRSTPMAIPTSPPGVMMVAPINDLHATGLMPFAKGERMMRCKVASVHRVLDLFGWAQLPNTYITLRVSKEHDHFLIIPRGISYGEVSGSLLVKVNILGEVVSRGSSGFPVDCAGFSLHSAIYSARPDVRCIIHLHTPATAAVSAMKCGILPLSHEALLVGDVAYYEYNGALETEDERIQLQKCLGPTCKVLLLRNHGVLALGETVEEAFYKIYHLQSACEIQVSSLSCAGGVDNVILLDRDTVKPLEIGTVGRAGTTFGPMHKSRVGEQEFEALMRMLDNLGYRTGYAYRHPVIQERIRHKSGVEIPATVTAFSFDGDVLLQPAHWRHGHKQQQEKSRWLNSPNTYLRLSSDQESQRGPGSPRPSTAWLKTDEAKKSSSGTPIKIETSNQFVPLFTDPREVLETRNKIREQNRQETASAGPQSQLLAAVTIARSRSPSAEAVLLPVAVDGPGPDPPNPFNELTDQELEEYRREVERKQQALDGVPPDPEYLSL
- the add2 gene encoding beta-adducin isoform X4, with translation MTSQGSQEVILVPPAPSSTRKEGYFEQVESDPEYQRLRNMAPTLRQDFNLMEQKKRVTMILQSPAFRDELECLIQEQMKKGSDSSKLWALQQIVDFMRSTPMAIPTSPPGVMMVAPINDLHATGLMPFAKGERMMRCKVASVHRVLDLFGWAQLPNTYITLRVSKEHDHFLIIPRGISYGEVSGSLLVKVNILGEVVSRGSSGFPVDCAGFSLHSAIYSARPDVRCIIHLHTPATAAVSAMKCGILPLSHEALLVGDVAYYEYNGALETEDERIQLQKCLGPTCKVLLLRNHGVLALGETVEEAFYKIYHLQSACEIQVSSLSCAGGVDNVILLDRDTVKPLEIGTVGRAGTTFGPMHKSRVGEQEFEALMRMLDNLGYRTGYAYRHPVIQERIRHKSGVEIPATVTAFSFDGDVLLQPAHWRHGHKQQQEKSRWLNSPNTYLRLSSDQESQRGPGSPRPSTAWLKTDEAKKSSSGTPIKIETSNQFVPLFTDPREVLETRNKIREQNRQETASAGPQSQLLAAVTIARSRSPSAEAVLLPVAVDGPGPDPPNPFNELTDQELEEYRREVERKQQALDGGDEEDTSAGISPLKTPLTSPAKSPTSPAATGVPPDPEYLSL